In Lates calcarifer isolate ASB-BC8 linkage group LG23, TLL_Latcal_v3, whole genome shotgun sequence, a single genomic region encodes these proteins:
- the polr3e gene encoding DNA-directed RNA polymerase III subunit RPC5, whose product MASGDDDDPIIEEIDVYLAKSLADKLYLFQYPVRPSTMTYDDVDHLTAKIKPKQQRVELEMAINTMSPNYCRSKGEQIALNVDGTAFDETNTYSAKMMDKQTFSSIQATTNTSRYAAAVFRKGELHVTPLTGILQMRPSFSYLDKADNKTREREAANEGGDSSQDEAEEEAKAITVRFARPESEQARQRRIQSYEFLQRKQAEEPWVHLHYHGVKDGRSEHERQYLFCQSVDASENSELVKTPKEYLAMLMPPLAEEKVVKPVGPSNVLSMAQLRTLPLGEQVKTLMKNVKVMPFANLMGLLASGTDSTSVLRCIQQVALLVQGNWVVKSDVLYPKNTFSPHSGVPAEVLCRGRDFVMWRFTLERSVMRKEIASIIKLPPEDVKEFLEHVATPRINRGWEFMLPTDVDFIKKHPDVAHRQHMLWLGIQSKLEKVFNFVKEDFMPKNSPQSEPVHVSGEQRLKMAQERAQENQSSLQKDLDARRAGSSIHIKQEPLSDKEYEPMDTSSPPCSSSIPNGSVNGYPSATSPGFDHTNGNTPSLELQDFVIKTFRKHFVLTLNELKRLFNLHLASMPAGRKVFHSISDHMLQDAMLLCNCKQIMVPFPAQSTAAPDEQKVFGLWETGEDFDKHRRLLYDVFTKNYRIRRNIIQTRLAQEFGDASKADIDRLLKECCISHAGMWYLKGTIQS is encoded by the exons ATGGCCAGCGGGGATGATGATGACCCCATTATAGAGGAG aTTGATGTGTACCTTGCCAAAAGCCTTGCAGATAAACTGTATCTTTTCCAG TACCCTGTCCGACCATCCACCATGACCTATGATGATGTCGACCACTTAACGGCTAAGATCAAACCCAAGCAGCAAAGG GTGGAGCTGGAAATGGCAATCAACACAATGAGTCCAAACTACTGTCGCAGTAAGGGAGAGCAAATAGCTCTGAATGTGGATGGCACAGCTTTTGACGAAACCAACACCTACTCAGC GAAAATGATGGACAAGCAAACCTTCTCCTCCATCCAAGCCACCACCAACACCTCCAGATACGCCGCTGCTGTGTTTCGTAAAG GCGAGCTTCACGTCACACCTCTGACGGGAATCCTCCAGATGAGACCCAGCTTCTCTTACCTGGACAAGGCTGACAACAaaaccagagagagggaggcagccAATGaag gtggagacTCCTCTCAGGATGAAGCTGAGGAAGAAGCCAAGGCCATCACG GTGAGGTTTGCTCGTCCTGAGTCGGAGCAAGCCCGACAGAGGAGGATCCAATCCTATGAGTTCCTCCAGAGGAAGCAGGCAGAGGAGCCCTGGGTTCACTTGCACTACCACGGTGTCAAG GATGGTCGCTCAGAGCATGAAAGGCAGTACCTGTTCTGTCAGTCGGTGGatgcctcagagaactctgaATTGGTTAAAACTCCTAA GGAGTACCTGGCGATGCTAATGCCCCCTCTTGCAGAGGAAAAAGT tGTGAAGCCTGTCGGTCCTAGTAATGTGCTTTCCATGGCTCAACTCCGCACTCTGCCGCTGGGAGAACAAGTCAAGACCCTGATGAAGAATG TCAAGGTGATGCCATTTGCTAACCTGATGGGCCTCCTCGCCTCTGGCACAGACTCCACCTCAGTCTTGCGCTGCATCCAGCAGGTGGCGCTGCTGGTTCAGGGGAACTGGGTTGTTAAGAG tgacGTTCTGTATCCTAAAAACACCTTCAGTCCTCACAGTGGTGTCCCTGCTGAAGTGCTCTGTCGTGGCAGGGACTTTGTG ATGTGGAGGTTCACTCTGGAGCGCTCTGTGATGAGAAAGGAGATTGCATCCATCATCAAA CTTCCTCCGGAGGATGTGAAGGAGTTCCTGGAGCATGTGGCAACACCTCGGATAAACCGGGGCTGGGAGTTCATGTTGCCTACTGATGTAGACTTCATTAAGAAACACCCAGATGTTGCCCACAGGCAGCATATGCTGTGGCTTGGCATCCAGAGCAA gttGGAAAAGGTCTTTAACTTTGTTAAAGAAGACTTCATGCCAAAGAATTCCCCTCAGTCTG AACCTGTCCACGTCAGCGGAGAGCAGCGTCTGAAGATGGCTCAGGAGCGGGCGCAAGAAAACCAGTCGTCCCTACAGAAGGACCTGGACGCCAGAAGGGCAGGAAGCAGCATCCACATCAAACAGGAACCCTTAAGCGACAAGGAATACGAGCCCATGGACACTTCCTCTCCCCCTTGCTCCTCTTCCATCCCCAATGGTTCTGTAAACGGTTACCCTAGTGCCACCTCTCCTGGCTTCGATCACACTAACGGTAACACACCTTCCCTGGAGTTGCAGGACTTTGTGATAAAGACTTTCAGGAAGCATTTTGTACTGACGCTGAATGAGTTAAAGAGGCTGTTTAACCTCCATTTGGCTTCCATGCCGGCGGGACGGAAGGTCTTCCATTCCATCTCGGACCACATGCTTCAGGACGCCATGCTGCTCTGCAACTGCAAACAGATAATGGTGCCT TTTCCTGCTCAGAGCACAGCAGCCCCCGATGAACAGAAAGTGTTTGGCTTGTGGGAAACTGGAGAGGACTTTGACAAG CATCGTCGGCTGCTGTATGACGTGTTCACCAAGAACTACCGGATCCGGAGGAACATCATACAAACCAGACTGGCACAGGAGTTTGGAGACGCCTCTAAAGCTGACATCGACCGGCTGCTCAAG GAGTGCTGCATCAGCCATGCAGGGATGTGGTACCTCAAGGGAACGATACAGTCCTGA